From the genome of Labrus mixtus chromosome 17, fLabMix1.1, whole genome shotgun sequence:
aCAAATCGGCATGCTTTATTCttaagaagaaagagaggctAAAAACTGAGCACGTAAGTTAGTTTTGGCTCCTTTTTTAAGTATGGTCCGTTTAAGTTCACAGAATCACTTAAAactactttaaaataaaacactattaAAATATAAGTACACTCACCTTTGTCTTGACATCTTCGGCTCagattaaaaagtgatttttacaAAGAATTGCACAtaaaattgcagtttttttgtgcTGCAGAAACTCCAACCGGAACTCTTTAAACTCAgcgccagcagcagcagagcgcCCCTGTGTTCATACGTCACTTCCGTcacaattcttcttcttctttggttttccTCCTGGCGGGCTGCAAACCAACGTTATAAGAGAATGTCTCCACCTACTGTTCCGGTAATGAAACGCAACGATTTCATATGTTGTGAGACTTTCGCCCTTTCATTCACAAAAACCGATCACATTAAAAAtctgtaaacaaaaataaaatgtctttgaaaTCATGAACACAgctcaaatatatatatatatatatatatcaattgctttttatttaaagggaaaCAGTGTACAGAGTGGTACAGAAGGCGATTAGAGTCAGACATGGGAAATAAACATACtataaagattaaaataaaaaaggaggaagatTTTTGCCATCATACCCTttgagaaaaaagttgaaatgtcccaaaaattttttgtgtttattctcgAAATTGTATATAAACGTTATTGTCCACATCTAGACctttttttcttgatattttgACTTCATTCTATTATATTCATTGTATTGTaacttttttctcaacattttgaattttttttaaattgcctaATGGTATAaaaatcttcctcctctcattatTTTTCATGTCTGGCTCTAATCCTCTTCTGTAAAGGTCGGTTAAGAGTCCATGTAAAGACTTCAAACATACTACAAGCTGTAACAGTTtgaattgttttctgtttttcagagtAATTGTTTCCGCTCGTTACTAAATGCAatgcagcttgtttgttttttttaacctgtaaattagatttatagATGTGGAATTTGGCCATTATAATCAAAAGATGTATCATGtagaagtgtttttcttttttttaaaggtttataacTGGGCTTTTAAGGTCtgtatttagagataggacagtggatagagtcagaaatcagggagagagagagacatgtgggacaggagccacaggtcggatttgaatccaggtcacccgcttggaggactccagcctccagcctccatacatggagtcTTCATTagtcttcattttcattttcagtcttaatatattattttataaagcCAAGTGTAATATCTTAATTATAAGTTAAGTCACTACACTTGAATAAAAAAGCTGAGGTACAACCCTGCAAAGTATTGCAATTCAAATATTGCACAATAATGTAACCAATCACCTTCAGTAGGCTATTTGTTCATTATTGCAACAGGAAAGGACACATCATAGATAATAACAAACATAACAGTTTCCTTTAAAAGCGTGTTTAATAATTAAGTTTAAAAGTGACACAGGGAAATACAATATACAAGAAGTATGACAATTCTAGAAACAGAGAATAATCATTAAACTCATGAGCCTGTGTTGTGTATGTAATATTTCCTGGTGTCTGTTAGATTGCAGTTTTTGTATAAAtgttataaaagaaaacatctaaCAGCTCTACATTATCCGGGAGAAATCACTGATGCCAAACAGAAATACCAACCCTGTAAGATAAAGAACTAAAGTCTAAAAATGAAGCATCAAGAAGCAAACCGAGCACCCACCCATTCTCTAAAATTTACTGTAATCCACACACTCAGTGAATCCCTCTCTGTTCACTCTCTATTTACTTGTAGGATGCTGGGTCGAGGTTTTTAAGAGCTCCCCCCACCAGGCGGAGGCTTCCCGTGATCAGGACGTGGATCTCTGCTGCGTCATGGAGAAGAGGAGCTTTGGCCTTGACGTTGGGTTTACCTTTCAGAGCAGAGTTTGCTCCATCTGTTAGGACTGAATCCCGGCCCTGGCTGATCCACTGGAGAGCGCTGAGGGCGCAGGGGAAGACCAGGCTGTTGGCTTTTTGGTCAGGGACCAGCAGGGTCAGGTTGTTGGCAGTAAGCTGCGTACCATTTCTATCCTCGACGTTGTTGCATAGTCTCCAGTTCCTTTCGGTTTCCAAACAGCGAGTATTCATGTTCTCCACTGTGTGATTCACGTTCCATAAgtctgagagacagacacaatTCATACGTCAtcgttttaaatgtaaaatacattgatttattttcaaggCTATTCATGCCGGTCCCTGCTTAAAGACTTTATGCTAGGCTATGCTAACCATGTCCCATAGACTGTCCTGAGTCTGACTACAGATCTGTACTTTATGTGCAGACATGAGATCGGTATCAACATTCTCATCATAGTCTTAGAAATATAACAAACATGTATGCCTCTATAAAGTTAAAATTTTCCTTGAAAGGAACCATGGGGCTGTAAAGGTAAGAAATCAATCTCTGATACTTTAGCAATCATAAAAGTTTGCCATGCAACTGTGGAGAGGAGTTATTTATATTGggaatatttttaatattttataaaccCAATAACATCATTGCTTCCAAAGTAGATTATTTAGGCAAAGTCAGGGACATTGCTTAGGCTCGATTAACTCAGCAAAATACAGATTTTTCTGATGGTTCTTCAGGTTATCTTGTCAGACTTTCCTATGGTGTAAGGCTGGCTGCGCATAGACGATTTGGCCCTTCTTCATGACGTCTCTGCGACTTCATTAATATACTTTTTTCTCCCTGAATTTTGAGGAAAAAGAAGTCCAAAAGCTAGGATTGCTTAATCTTCCTGCtcgtcatgtttgtttactttgaaGTCGTATTTGGCCGTCAACAGGTAAAAGGCACAGTTTTCAAAGATCTCACCTGTGGGACGGAATGTGCCGACATCGGGGATGTTTGTGCAGAACGCGGCAAAGTCAAAATGACAAGGCTGAAAAGAACAGAAGCACAAAAGACTTTTACAGTCAACAGAACAGTGTTACCAAAATTGATCTAAACTGCCATGCCTTGACAAGGaagcatttatataaaaaacTGTTTAAGGCTCACAATATACTACATTTGCAAACATGACCATCTATCCCGCCACATCTTCATGTTTATCAAGTTAAGCTAGTATCGCTTTAAGCTGTTTTACTCACCAACAGCAGTCTAAGCATGGCTTttgagtctctctctcctgttgtaTTGAACAGCAAAACTCTGGCGACCGGTCCgctacaacacaaacatgtcaagGTTTTACATCAGTACTGGTTGGATGTGAGAACACACGTCTGAAGTGAatgtttattacatttaaaataagaactACAACAGGTATTGATCGGATCTGATGgctcattttaacatttttatttatttattttatttattagcaAACAtttaagaatacatcaaaataggacGAAGAGCCGTTAACAACGTGTCTTTTGGAATTCCATATTTGTACCCCACGATATCTGATGGAAAACTGACCGTGTTTGGTTTTATGaaaaggaagatgaagatgatcaaTCTGTCTggtaaaatatgaatgaatctgggaattcagtttaaaaaaatgctgaaatgattatggtaaagaaaaaggtacgaacatatatttatatataaacacacatatctgATGTATATTGATATCATAAACTGAAagaatgtttagttttttgaagAGTTAGTTTCTGTTGCGTTGGAGAAAGTTGCCAATCTTACAAAACGTTTCTGCAACATATAAAGTTTAAGAAGGTGAGAGGGATAAGTGTTTGCCCAGACAATATTACCATAAATAAAATACGGATAAATCATAGAGTAATATAAGGTTAACATAcaagataaatgaataaaactacAAAGTTTGCTGATGATCCCCAAGGACTTCACAATTTTTTTCTGAGTAAATTGAATATGATTTTTTCAATTTAACTTCTCATCCACAAGGATTCCTAAGAATTGAGTTTGTGACACTTGAGAAATTTCATTTCCAttgttgaaagatcagaaagagttatgcaattgttgaatttgtttttttatttttttattttatttatcatttaattctttCATCATTTAATACATAGGTCATAAAGTCATAacatttttctgctttcaacatttcctgttaaactTACACACACTCGTAGTGCCTACGCTCCTGTGAGGTCAAGATAAGTGTGCCATACATTGAAGCAAGACCACATAGGAGCTCATAGGCGTATAGCGTTTCTGAGTATCAGCTCTTCTGTGTATCTGCTCGGTTCACGGTCTTCGAGCtgaaaccacatatgaacttggTATTACCTATGTCATGAACTTGGCATGACCTGTGGATGCATCACGTTTCTGCGAATGTGCATTGTTGAGGTGTTACAGGatcttgaaaaaagagagactttTTGGCTATAAAAACCCTGTAGAAAATCTGATCGGGGTTCTTTTTTGCTTTGCTAAACGAATccacgtcactctgacttttgaaaTCTAATTTTGGGACTTAGTCTCTGAGccaagatcttttaaaacctcaagtgtctacactcacaggtttagactttggtctttgagttttcattttcttttccatttttatatcttttacttttactgttttgtatttgcattcgGAATATCATTTGaaattttttaatacattttcggAAACTTTTTGgaatcattttctgactgaaatcatttacACCACCAAGACTGGAAGTTCCCCTTAAGGACCCCGTGTACCTCGGAAGGTAAGTTTTGAGCAGTCACACCACGGCACACTTGTCTTACTGATTTATAttacacacttcatacacacctAACATCCTAGCGAGGGCAGTTCACAGTTATTCCCTCTCTGGGGGGTAATCTAGAGTCCTATACCAGGGGTTATccttgaatctaattattctagaaatgaatgttaggcagataatcctgGGGCTGTGATTATAACTTGTTCATCTGTCCTCCAAAGGGGGTTAGAGGAGTAATTTTACATAGCTCCTTCcactaggaaagagtagactagcAGGTTGGTAGGGAGTGAGCTCTCATTTAGTTCAATAATTAGTTAACTAATGTGTGGTGAGCTTCCGttagctatagtaaagttattcacccctttTTGCATGTCCAGGACATGCTACACCATCTATTGAAACTTTAGCTGATCCTTCTGATACCTACTTCCTTTACCTGTGAATATGAtgaaatttgactttttactaTTTAATGAAAGCTTATTAAGTTTAAACCATTTTGCAGCACTCACCAATTcttcatttgtattatttatgagGGTGTGTAAGTCACTGTGAGATAAGATCATGTTGGTATCATCAGCaaataaagaggagaagaaagttTACAAGCTAAAGGGAAGTCATTAAtataaagaagaaataacaaaGGTCCTAATACAGATCCTTGTGGTTCTCCACATGTTACATTAAGAATGCTTGAAGCACAACCATTGATTACCACATACTGTTCTCTCTCACTCATAATTGGTCAACCACTTCAGTGTGTCACCTTGAAGACCATAATGTTGTAATTTAGCAAATAAAATATCATGATTGACAGAGTCAAATGCGTTAGACAAGTCTAAAAAAATACCAAGTgcgtatttattattatttgtagcAGCCTGTATTTTGTCTATGAGCTGTAAAAGTGCCATATAGGTAGAACTGTCCTTTCTAAATCCATATTGATGTTCATATAAGATGttattttcatgtaaatgtgtaaCTATTCTTGAGTAAATTAACTTCTCGAGAATCTTTGAGAAACAAGGTAAAATGGATATGGGACGATAATTTGTAAAATTTCTTTGATCACCAGATTTAAACAGTGGTATAATTTTTGCTCTTTTAAGCTCTTTCGGGACAACACCAGTGGCCAGAGATCGGCCCAGGGTATGAGTAAGAGGTTCCAATATGTAATCTGATATTTCCTTAATTAAAGCACTACCAATTTCATCATGGCCAGCTGAGGTATTTTTTAGATTTGTAATGATGACACTGCCTTTAGCTGTGGGGGCTCAAAATTTGAGATACAGCCATAACTTTTTTCTAAGTAATCTAAAGGGCTGCCTACCGTGTTGTCAATTTCATTTGAGAGAGAAGCACCTATATTTGCaaaaaagttattaaagccaCAAAAGATTTCATATGGATCATTAATGAGTTCATCACCATTTAGAAACGGagtagttttttcttctttttatttagcaGTTGGTTGATAATATTCCATGTAGATTTGATATTATTTGTTGATTCTTTAAACATCTTTGAAAAGTATATTTTCTTAGCTGTACGTAAAATATGCACATACTTATTTTTGTAAGTTTTATATTCTTTCAAATTAAGGGGAGTTGgatttgatatatattttttgtataacttgtttttttttcatagaggATTTTTTAAGACCTGAGGTGAACCAAGGATTGTGAAAatcaacttgtttttcttttatcctcTTGAGGGGAAAACATTGGTTCAATGAGCTAAcaatttcattcataaaaagggAGCAGGCTAATTCCAGAAGAACTATTTTTCTTGGTGCATAATCTCTTGTAACTAATAActgacttttttgtttcttgaaccTTATAAGCCACACAAAAAATTGGCAAATGATCAGAAATGTCAGTATGTAATATACCACTATTTGATTCCCAATCAAAGAAATTTGTAAAAATATTGTCAATTAGAGTTGCAGTTGTAGCTGAGATCCTAGTTGCCGTATGAATTAGAGGATAAAAGTAATTTGAATACATTGTATTTAGAAATTCTGCAGTTTGTATATGATTCTCACTTTTAAACAGATTGATGTTAAAATCTCCAACAAGGTAAACTTTACCCTCTTTTGATATGACTTCAAGCACATCTGTTAACTgtttgttaaaaatatcaatatctGTATTGGGTGGACGAAGAAATACACATTCTGCGATGTTGGATTCAAAAGTCCAAAGATCACCTCTGCTGATGAACTGGTAATCTTTGTGAATGAAGAGAGATACTCCTCCTCCAGTTCTTATTTCTcttgtccatcagaagtaactaatccattcatacacattcatacaccacccaGGAAGCAGCGAGAACTTGgatttaagtgtcttgcccaaggacacatcggacatgtggctgcaggagctggggattgaccGACCGGGAGAgtcgaccgactctaccactgagacACAGTCCCAGCTGAACTTATTTTCTATCAAGTTCCTTGACGGGTGCAGGTAAAACAGCCCATGTTTAGTGTCATGCATGTAGGGTGTGATGTTCACCTTGCGTTCGTTTCATGCTGGGCTGAGGTCTCTTTGAACCAGTTTGCACAGGCCTGCATACTGCGCATGGTGTGGGCACCATCCAAGAAGTATGTGACCTCTCCATGTTTCAGTATATGAGTCCTTCCAGCCCACACCGTTTCTGCGAGCCCTGAGACCAGACACACAGAGTAATGATGTATAATGACACATCTAATTGAGCACATCATGTTTGCAAGAGTCCAAATGTGCTTCTTTAATTGTCACTATTCCTCACCTTTCACCATGATGGGGCTGGGCTTCAAGAAAGAGACCTGGAGTACACCTGTGTCCTCAACAGGGCTGGTGGGAAAGCTTCTGTCTGTTAAAGACCACAGCTCATTGTTAAAAAAGAACTCTTGAGTTAtttcagaaagagaaaatgagtgCTTGCATGATCTTTGTACGAGATTGTACTCTGATTTGTTACCCTTCTTTTGCCAGAACAGAGAGGGAATCTTGCCAACAACTTAAAATTGGCTTATAAACAATGTGCCACATAGCACAACAAATGCTATTTTCAATTCTTTACCCAAGACGAGACAAATGTGTTGACCTGTGAGTTTTTTCTGCTAAAATTTTTGTGCACCTGAAAAGGTCATAAGACAAAATCTTCATTGCCTTCAAAACCAAAATGCGTTCATTGGAGGGACTCCATCTCACTCTGAGACCAGAGGGATTCATCATGTGCCGTTTGCAAATGATATGTAttctaaataaataatccaactgtaaaagttgtattttgGAAGAACCAAGCATTAATCGTGATCCATCAGATGAATGGCTTTCAAGAATTTTGCAGGAAGCCTTACAACAGGACCAGGACTTGTAATGACAAAGGGATCCATCTGCTCCGAGCAGGGAAGAGGTTCCAGAGGCCTACAGAGGGCAAACTGGAGGTATAACCCATAATATGCTAAAAGTCGTTCTACCAGTGATACATGTAAAGGAGCACAGTGTCAAATGTAAAGTGGATTTGAAGGGCAGTTTCCAATGACGATGCAAGCAGCAGCCATACTGCAGCTTTTACACACAACAGCACGTCTCCCATGAGACATAAAGAGCGAGtcatgcagtgtcactggatAAGAGCATTGACTGATTATAAAgatggatcagagcagcagaccagactTGTGTGAGTCAGaagttttttcagtttgtttctgcagagattAGGAAACATATGCCTGGAAGTAAAAGTGTGCATATGGTGTTATTTGTGGAGTATGTAAAGTAAAATAGATTGTTTCCCAAGTTAAAACTATAGTGATGCTAATTGTTTTAGCTAGCTGAGGGTATTTTCCAGAATGTGTTAGCATCGAGCTAACGAACTAAGATACACATCCTGGTCTATCGGGGAGAAATTGTGCCCACCCTGGAGAACAATGCACCAGCCACCATTACCACAGTACTTGCCATTGGCTGCTCAAGGCAGGCATGCCTTCCGAGCAACCACCTGGCACTTCTTACGATATTGATAATGACAGCTGAGAATCACATAAAGAGCAGTGTCAAGTCAATCAGATAAGGGGATCTTGAGAAAGATGCAAGAAGCATTTCCAGAGTCCAAGCAATCGATCCTCTCCAAACAGACACAGATTCCAAATGACCATTCCCTAAACTGACTCTGCACTTGTACAGTACGACTGTTTGTTCACACTCCCACCTAGACGTCTCCTCTGAAGCCAGGTGTGACTCAGCTGGAGGGCCAGGGAGGCGTTGGGGTGCTGGTGCTTCCCTTGGAGGCTCAGACGCAAAGGTCCACCATCAGTCTGGTAGTCCTCCAGGTCTGGACACACCCACAGAGGACACTACAACGACAGGCCAGACAGGAGAACATCAAACTGTGCAGCTGAAGAAGATATTTCAACAAACATTACTGATACTGGCTACTTACTTGTTTCTCTTTGGCCCTGTCCTCGAGTACAGCCATCGCATCTCCTGGCTGTTTGACTGTGAAAGCAGGAACCCCCggctggaaacacacacacatgattaaCAGCCAGTAAGACAACAGAGCAGAgtaaaaaatacagaacaacAACTTTCTGGCAAGTCCAAACTCAAGTGTAAAGAGACTCTGACTGTTGACTGACCAATAATGTTCACATTTTTGACCTTGagagtttcagctctttttctgtctccttcaAACACATCTCATAGTCTTTGGATGAACAGGTTTCATGTAGGTGTTCAGTTTGATTTTAAGGCTCTACCATGGCCATTTTCATTCCAGTAACAATGGCAAATGATTAATGTATCACACCTTGAAGATTCCTCCTTTATGCCAGGCGATCTTTTCGACGGTGTCTCCAAGAATCGCAATGTGGTCAATACCCAGAGAGGAGACACCACACACCCACGGCCTCCTGTTGACACAGAATCACAGAGCAGTTGATTTGTCAATGTATCCTGATAAAGTTGGTGACAAAACTTTTTGGCTGTGTGCTCTGTTGATGTCTTGCTTAGCGTTTTCCCTGGGGGTATTTTGCTGCTCAAACActgttttacctgtctgttcCGTGTTTCTAGTCTGCCTTCTTATGAACCTGCCAATACCTGCCTAGACGCTCTATACTAAAGAGCTCAACAGCTAGTTTCCTATAGCGAATTTGATTTAAGCCATAAAACCATAACCATCCAAAGATGACTAACCAcaagctacctgagtgtgacaTGATGGTTTGTGCTCCTGTAAAAGACACACGTTTGTATGATATCAACTTGTTTTATAATCTCTGGGAAAataactacactacccacaatcccAGAGTGTTACAGCAACATCTTTGATTGGGGAAgcctgctgttaccatggaaatgttTACTGCTCAAACTATTATTATAAACAGTAAACAATACAATAAGTTTGTTGGGTCTTGTTCGaatcacaatgcattgtgggatgcgTAGTTCCTTCACTCCCGGACAAAACATATGTAGGCTACACAGTCTACTGTAGTacctttgcttttttctttgcGTTTTCCAATCATGTTTTGTGCAGATTCAAACGggccctactggcctggggccccaagcttGCCTGTTGATAAGCAACGCCTCTCGACTTGGTTCccggattattattttttttttacagggacattgcatattaataaacatttcagtaaatatgccagagttagccaaaaggctaattttcatctgttgtccctggccagactttataaaaggctccctaaaaaaacaaaacaaattcaaacattgctaaaagcta
Proteins encoded in this window:
- the LOC132992369 gene encoding folylpolyglutamate synthase, mitochondrial-like codes for the protein MDLDKGGFTEQDAFQALNTLPPPTSKLQQERDHNMENYMERVGLSVEELDRLNIIHVTGTKGKGSTCAFTEQILRSHGFRTGFFSSPHLVDIRERIRINGQPVDKELFYKHFSQVYQCLDETKDNYDGLMPRYFSFFTLLAFRVFLEEKVDLAIIEVGLGGHYDSTNVIRRPWVCGVSSLGIDHIAILGDTVEKIAWHKGGIFKPGVPAFTVKQPGDAMAVLEDRAKEKQCPLWVCPDLEDYQTDGGPLRLSLQGKHQHPNASLALQLSHTWLQRRRLDRSFPTSPVEDTGVLQVSFLKPSPIMVKGLAETVWAGRTHILKHGEVTYFLDGAHTMRSMQACANWFKETSAQHETNASGPVARVLLFNTTGERDSKAMLRLLLPCHFDFAAFCTNIPDVGTFRPTDLWNVNHTVENMNTRCLETERNWRLCNNVEDRNGTQLTANNLTLLVPDQKANSLVFPCALSALQWISQGRDSVLTDGANSALKGKPNVKAKAPLLHDAAEIHVLITGSLRLVGGALKNLDPASYK